The sequence tatatatatatatatatatgtgagttctaactgtaaatattgtagcgactggttacggggtgttagccaatggctttttCCGGGGAAGTTAGGAAAGTGACGCTATTTATTggcaggaagtgttggttcgagttttgccgggaaaaggaaatagacttcttggtaaacactaaggtgagtttaaagtcaacatttttaattccagtAAATGAGGTGTTTTAGTATTTGTGGGTCCAttgaaacttcacttttatctcccgctggatccacatcgttcgaggatggagacaggctagctgttagctttaagctaaccagcacccgagtAGACTCCTCCACCTCAAAAACACACTTTGATGGTCAAAAAACGGGGCATTTGTTTGACTTTTTAAGTGTTAATGTGTGCGGTGTGTTCAAAAGGAGTCTTTTgaagaagtggctgacaagttagcattgctgacagtgacgtcatcaccgtcattgtttactgaagcagagatggtgactgtgtgttatgataaacgcgatagatttatcagatttaattttcaattatctatagcagaggtgtcaaaagtgtgccaaagaggccatttgcggcccacagctaatgttttaaaggcccacggcacattctaaaaatgctattaaaataaactaaaacataaacatgaaataaaaaagattaaaggtgaaatgtaatttagaaaaagttgcaatgttgactaataaaacaaagctgtttttctttatttcaaactgtcattgctcaaaacataatattgaatcaaaatcaatgttattatgaattattgacctatccaaggttcccattacttcacatcaattattccactaagaaaaataattttggtggaagattttgcatattttgtgtgtttgccattaaaaacagttttgtttgacaaaaaagggcggaaaacaaacaaacataaaaaaactaaaacattttgaaatgagggatagatgtgaagttgaagtagactccagagatttaagcgttaaatataaaatgtatgtaggccctggcacaccattatcatcatttcatgaccgaagcaaaacactttttacacttttatactgaaataaatacacctacaccttattaaataaaaacatagaaaaaactaccagcagcagtaaagtttagatccatgaaggaaagaagaaagtgaatgaatgtatacacatttgttttctttttcttattattttttgtaatgaattaagtaacgtttatgacaccctttttccaaaacacgatataaaGTGTGAGATACAATaggataatgaatacgtttatttgttttcaaaacgcttacaaaaaagtgggaccccaaaaatgtactgtgggaccccatttttatgacttgatggggtccctgggaccccattttaaaaatccctagcgccaacaatgcagtcaacagaggagaaaaatgctttatttaaataaatatattatttataaagcatgttcgagtatcattggcaaattttcacctactcccggccttggcgtgctgcccgccttggtacgcatatatgtgtcctctttttgggatttcagaatatggtcagcctatgttAGGACTAAGTATATACACAAACTGGATAATATTTTTGTCAGTCTGTGGACGTTGTCTGTCCTGTAAAAGCTTTCATTTTTCTTTGTTGGAAGAATGATACAGAGTCTTCTAGGCAATTTCCAAAGCATTTAGAAGCAATATCAAGCCCCAATAATGCCTGCATGTAAGAAAATTACACATCGGTGGTACCAGGGGCCGTAATGTTGTTTTGTCGATAGGATAGGCaccgaatttggtacttttatggcACCGACCAAATTCCATTGGTGCTACCGGGTTTTGAAACACACTAAGAACCGTTTTTCTTTCATCCAAGCAGTCGAGATGGCGTGTTCTAGATGTGAATGACAGCTGATAAAGACTGTATGCACAACCGATATACAACTACTATGTCTGCCACTGAGACCCGTTTACCTCCCAAGAGAGTTTTAGAAATGTTTTAGTATGTGCTGTGATTTAACTTCTTAAAATTGCAAATGGATGCAAAGAGTATTTATATCAATTACTATAAATGATACTcagaagtaaaaaataaattaattaataaagaCTCAACAACTGCATGACAGTTATTTTCAGCAATTTTTTATACCTCAAatcaaaaattatatattattaagagagaaaataatatttataaatgagactcagaagtaaaaaatacattaattaataAAGATTCAACAACTGCATGACAGTTAttttcagctaatttttatacctcaaatcaaaaattatatattattaacagacaaaataatatttaataacacATGAACCCagacaaaagtaccgaaaacggGTACCATACGGCATGATAAAAATGTGTACAGTGTCCATTCCTAGTGGTCGACAATTGCCACAGTCAAAAGACAAGTATTCTATACGTTGCACGAGACAGTGATGTTATCTGTGTAAGATGCTGTTTTGCTCTGGTgatctgcaaaaaaaaagaattagaacATCTGGATATTTTGCCGGAGATTTGTGTGAATGCCAATTAATAACAATTACAGATATGATGCTGCAGTTCTTTTGGCTTTACCAGAACTTGACTACTGATAAATATATTGTGTTACTATCTTGGGACAGGTTTAGTTTACACTAAAAACTGAATTGAGTCCATTTACAAGAAGACTTTAGGAAAAACTATATACTGTATAGTGTGGATGTGTTGAAATACCATTAAACATGACTTTTTGTGGGTTATCAGAGATTTGATGTTTGCGACTGAATTGACTCTTCTAAACGTTTTTTAAATGTGAACGATGAGCCATTTGGGAGACATTTTTGTACACATACAGGTAAAGTATCAACAATTGCCCACCAGACTGGCAACTGGGCTAGAAAATTAGTCAAAGAAAACAACAGCCtaggttttccatccatccatttctaccgcttattccctttttggggtcgctggcgcctatctcagctacaatcgaactgaaggcggggtacaccctggacaagtcgccacctcatcgcaggatttacttttttaatttaaaaaaacatataaatatataattttgtgATTTATTCATTTCTATTTGTTGTCCTATTGTGTTTTGATTCACTTTTCTGGATCCTTTTGCTTATGTCCTAATTTTTATCCTACTGTACCTGGATTTTATACTcttcatatacataaatacattttattattaatatttatggcCACTTAATCTGTGTAttttaatactgtaaaaacactcATGTGCAACAGTATTTTCTAGGataagaaaacatttaaaatagtGATGTCACTCTCAAAGCATGGGGATATGGCAGCACcttatggaatgtttacaataaatgtatgtttatttaaattattcTGATTCAGATCTTATCTCATACCTGCTACAATTGATAGTTTGTTTCCTTGATGAAAAGAGCTCTAGGAACTGTAATAGGAACGGCCCCTAAAGATCTGGCTCCATTCAAAGAGCCACAGGTACAAAGTTGACATTGTATGCTCCTTGCCCCAAATGAGTAGCGATGTTTAAGTGAGCAAAAGCAACAATACCTCCTTTTCTGAAGAATTTTTCATCTCTTCCCATAATGCTGTATTGATCATCTTGAGAGGTTTGTTCAAGTCACACATTCGGTAACTCAATCTGGGTAAACACAAAACATGTGTTCAGACATTTTTAACTGTAGTCTTTGAGTGATAATTTATAGGAATGATAATCATCTCACCCTTCCACCTTTTCAGTCAGGCTCTTGATGTCAGCTTCATAGACCCGCTCTTTGGGACGATTTATAAGTCTGTCTTTCATCACATCTATTGGAGTGCGATCTGTGTCGGACGAAGGCTGAACCACACAAAAAAAGGCGGTGAATATTAGTCCTTGTCTAGTTCACACAATAATTGGGAGAATGTAACCTACTCTGCCACGAAGTATGCTTTGCCGAGGTTTATGGATCACAAAGTCAATGTTGAAGAGCTTAAAGAATTCTGATACCGTTATGGTGCCATCCTCTAATTTCTGGAACAATGAAAGGCAAGCACTGATAAATGGGGGTACGAAATCATACAATTGGATCCTGATATGATTTGAAAACAAACCCTTTGTACATCACTGGAATAGTCTTCGAGCTGGGATTCAAACATGCTCTGTTTAAAGGCTGtagataaaaaaaagaaacatttgagAAATAATTAATGCGATGTTATGAACCAGACACAGGGAGAACTTACTGGAATTAAATGTAACTTCGCCTCTGCTGCTGGATGTGTGAGTAGTGCTCGAGGAATCCATGGTCTGTTTTGTCATGGTTGGAGAAGTAGTCAGGTTACCGTCATATTCCAAAACATGATACTTTGACAAATAATTATAATCTGTTGATAATTTATTGATAGACTAAGAAATAAATAAGATGGTTTGCTAAGAGGAACCAACATTTTTTAATGCTTTCTAGCTTGACCCAAAACTGAATTGAATAAACGTGATTGTGTATGAACCTACCATCTTAACAGTCTCAGGAACCATCTCAGGGGACATCTTCAATTTCTTCTCCTCCTCCGTGTGACCTTCATCTGACGGCAAACGTCTTTTTATTCCAGGGGCACAATTTGGATTTTCTTCTTTAAAAACGTCATCTCTTAAGTTTTGACTGATGTAACATTCTTCAACAGGGATCACATTTGCTGTCATTTTTGGAGAGCCACTTGTGTCCAATGTCCCCAACAAATCTTCACAGCGACCAAGCTCTTCATCGTAAATATCACTAACGTCATCTTTCCAGTTGCCCATATCGTTAGCAATATTGTTGGTTGTGGGATCACTTTTTCTCTCAGAATTCATGTGGCTGGAGTCTGACTTCTTTGAATCATCAACTCTGTTTTTTTGAGGGAGTTTTGGCTTGAAATCTCCCATTGAAAGTCTCGACATCAGATTCTTAAGTTTAAAAGGAGTTTCCGCAGTAGCATATTCTAGTGGAAGATCTTGTGCTTCACCCTCAGTGTTTCCCATTTCACCTATAACATCAGGTACTTCTATAGGaagcaaatcattgttttttggATTTGTGTTAATCCCTGGGTCCATATGAGGCAAAGGTGCTGTGCAGCTTTCCATGGCTGGAGTCTCAGGAGTCATGTTAATCAAACGGCTCAAATGCCTCACTTTTAATTGGAGATCAGCGAAACTTTTCCGTCTGGACTTCTTTGAAGTACTATCATGGCCGACAGCACTAGCCAAATTAAAGTTTGCCAACAAAGGACTGGTTATATGTCCTAATTCTGACACGTTCCTAATGTCAGTTTCGTCTGAGTAAACAGAATATGCAACATTTGCGATTTCCACAGCATCTTGTTTGCTCAGACCCAACTCTTGATTTGGCTGAGGTGAAGTTGCTCTTCTGATCTTTTGAACACCACCATCTGGGTCCTGTGTTGATAATTGAGAGGAAGAATGCTCATTTCCATTTGAGTATTTTTCTCCAACAATAGAACCTGTTTGAGCCTTAGTTACGTCCATGCTTGCATCAGTCTCTACTCTTTGTAATGAGCATTGCATGTTTTTGGCATCACTGACAGAATTATCCAACAGAGTTGGAACTCTGGTTTTATTGACAATGCATGGTGTTTTATGCTGAGTTAGGATGAAGTGATCTGTGTCACCAGTTTTTCTTGAGGATGACTCTGATAGACATTCATCTTTTGTGACAATGGGATTAGCCCTTCTCAATCCTGTATGGATAGGGAGTACTGGAGAAGAGCCATTCTTTGGCGGATGCTTAATCTCATCTCTGTTCTTCGTAGGACTATCTTCATTTGAATATGAAGTGTTTATGGCGGGTCTTTGCTGTTCATCTGTAGCAGCATCATCTGCAGAGAACCCCAAGATTTTCTCTTCTCCCGCTGGCCAAGTATccacatttgttttgttttgtggctCAAAAGTAGAAGCAATGTTTGCCGAGTAGCCTTGTGTCCCATCCAAAGAAGCATCATCTGTAGAAAGCCTGGTTGTTTTTTCTCCTCCAACAGGTACAAAGTCTACATTTTTTACCTCAAGGTCAAAAGGAGTATCAATTTTTACAGTGTGGCATTTTTTCACATCCATAGCAGCATCATCTGCAGTAAACCTGAAGGTTTTATCTCCTCCAACAGGCACAAAGTTACCATAGTGTGCTCTTTGCTCAAAATGAGCAGCGATGTCTGGAGTTTGCCGTTTTGTCTCATCCAAAGTGTCATCATCTGCCGAAAACCTGGTTGTTTTTTCTTTTCCAACAGGTACACAGTTGACATTTTTTACTTTTAGTTCAAAAGGAGTATTAATTCTTAAAGTGTGGCATCGTGTCACATCCATAGATGCATCATCTGCAGTAAACATCAAGGTTTTTTCTCTTCCAACAGGTTCAAAGTTATCCAGGTTTGCTCCTTGCTTCAAACAAGTAGCGATGTCTGGAGTGTGGATTTGTGTCCCACCCAAAGAGATATTTTCTGCAGAAAACCTGGTAGTTTTCTCTTCTACCACAGGTACACAGTCGACATTATGTGCTTGTAGTTCAAAAGGAGTATACATTTTTACGGTGTGGCCTTTTGTCACATTCATAGCTGCATCATCAGCAGTAAACCTCAATGGTTTGTCTGCTCCAGCAGGTACAAAGTTAACATTAAGGTCTGCGCCTGAGTCCAAATGAGTAGCAATGTGCGTGTGGCTTTGTGTCCCATCCAAAGAAACGTCATCTGCAGACAACCTGGTTGTTTTCTCTCCTCCAACAAGTACACAGTCGTCATTGTGTACATCTAGTTCAAACGGAGTTTCAATTTTTACAGTGTGGCATTTTGTTACATCCATAGCTGCGTCATCTGCAGTAAACCTCAACGTCTTCTCTCCTTTAGCAGGTACACAGAGGACATTTTGTACTTCTCGTTCAAACGGAGTTTCAATTTTTACAGTGTGGCATTTTGTAACATCCATAGCTGCATCATCTGCAGTAAACCTCAACGTCTTCTCTCCTTTAGCAGGTACACAGAGGACATTTTGTACTTCTCGTTCAAACGGGGTATCAATTTGTACGGTATGGCATTTTGTTACATCCATAGCTGCATCATCTGCAGTGAACCTCAATGTTTTCTCTCCTTTAGCAGGTACACAGAGGACATTTTGGACTTCTCGTTCAAACGGGGTATCAATTTGTACGGTGTGGCATTTTGTAACATCCATAGCTGCATCATCTGCAGTAAACCTCAACGTTTTCTCTCCAATAGCAGGTACACAGAGGACATTTTGTACTTCTCGTTCAAACGGGGTATCAATTTGTATGGTGTGGCATTTTGTTACATCCATAGCTGCATCATCTGCAGTAAACCTCAACGTCTTCTCTCCTTTAGCAGGTACACAGAGGACATTTTGTACTTCTCGTTCAAACGGGGTATCAATTTGTACGGTGTGGCATTTTGTAACATCCATAGCTGCATCATCTGCAGTAAACCTCAACGTTTTCTCTCCAATAGCAGGTACACAGAGGACATTTTGTACTTCTCGTTCAAACGGGGTATCAATTTGTATGGTGTGGCATTTTGTTACATCCATAGCTGCATCATCTGCAGTAAACCTCAACGTCTTCTCTCCTTTAGCAGGTACACAGAGGAAGTTTTGTACTTCTCGTTCAAACGGGGTATCAATTTGTACGGTGTGGCATTTTGTTACATCCATAGCCGCATCATCTGCAATAAACCTTACAGTTTTTTCTCCTCCAGCAGGTAGAAAGTTAACAATAGGGTCTGCTCCTGGCTCCAAATGAGTAGCCATGTTTGCAGTGTGGCAACGTGTCACCTCCAAAGCGGCATCCATTGCAGTACACCTCATAGTTTTCTCTCCTTCCACCGATAAAATATCCACATTTTGTGCTCTTTTTTCAAAGGGAGTTTCAATTTTCACAGTGTGGCTTCGTGTCACATCCATAGATGCATCATCTGCAGTAAACCTCACTGTTCTATCTTTTCCAGAAGGTACTATGTAGCAATTATGGTGTGGTCCTGTCTTCAAATAATTAGCAACGTCTGCAATGTGGCTTTGTGTCTCATCCATTAGAGCAGCATCTCTAGTAAACGTCAAGGTTTTCTCTCTTTCAGCAGGTACAAATGTATCAAGGTGTGCTCCTGACTCCAAATGAGTAGCAATGTTTGCAGTGTGGCTACGTGTCTCCTCCAAAGCAGCATCCATTGCAGTACACctcattgttttttttcctgtagcCGGTAAAATATCCACATTGTGTGCTCTTGGGTCAAACGGAGTAACAATTCTTCCAGTGTGACATCGTGTCACATCCATAGATGCATCTTCTGCAGTAAACCTCACTGTTCTATCTTTTCCAGCAGGTACTATGTCAAAATTATGATGTGCTCCTGTCTTCAAAAAATGACCGATCTTTGAAGTGTGGCTTTGTGTCTCATCCATTGCAGCATCATCTGCAGTAAACATCAAGGTTGTTTCTCTTCCAGCAGGTACAAAGTTAACATTATGGTGTGCTCCTTGCTCCAAATAATTAGCAACGTATGCAGTGTGGCTTTGTGTCTCATCCATTGCAGTACACCTCATTGTTTTCTCTCCTGCAGCTGGTAAAACATCCACATTGTGTGCGCTTGGTTCAAACGGAGTATCAATTCTTCCAGTGTGACATCGTGTCACATCCATAGATGCATCTTCTGCAGTAAACCTCACTGTTCTATCTTTTCCAGCAGGTACTATGTCAAAATTATGATGTGCTCCTGTCTTCAAAAAATGACCGATCTTTGAAGTGTGGCTTTGTGTCTCATCCATTGCATCATCATCTGCAGTAAACATCAAGGTTGTTTCTCTTCCAGCAGGTACAAAGTTAACATTATGGTGTGCTCCTTGCTCCAAATAATTAGCAACGTATGCAGTGTGGCTTTGTGTCTCATTCATTGCAGTACACCTCATTGTTTTCTCTCCTGCAGCTGGTAAAACATCCACATTGTGTGCGCTTGGTTCAAACGGAGTATCAATTCTTATAGTGTGGCATCGTGTCACATCCACAGATGCATCATCTGCAGTAGACCTCAATGTTCTATCTTTTCCAGCAGCTGCTACATCACAATTATGGTGTGCTCCTGTCCTCAAAGAATTAGCGATGTTTGCAGTTTGGCTATGAGTTTGCTGTAAAGCGGCATCAATTGTTTTGTCTTCTCCAGCAGGTAACAAGTCAACATAATGGTATTCTTCCGGCTCCACAAGAGCAATGTTTGCAGTGTGACTTTGTGTCACATCCATATCTGCGTCATTTACACTAAACCTGATCGTCCGCTCCTTATTTGTAGGTAGACTTTTGTGTGACTGCATTGGGAGAAAACAGGCCATGTTTACAGTGTGACTTTTTGTCACGTGCATGACTTCGCCGTCAGCTGTAAATTTTATTGTTTTCTCTCTGCAGTCCTCTTGAGTATCACAACTAGCCTGAGAAAGACATTAATAAAGTTAGCACTATATAATCAAAATATTTTCACTATCTGCTTTGACTTTTGGAAAGAGTATAAAAGTAATTAACTATTCAATTACTaatcaatttaaaggggaactgcagttttttttctgtcaatcACAATGCTTATGTGAGATAAGcatacatgtttttcttttttatgcattcgaaCTAATAAATGCTAGCAGATTCAGATAACAATGAAAGTAATGAGGTTCACTCTATTTCAACTACAAAGCGttctaaaaaaatcaaaaaacctcCATCAACTTTTTAGTAAACGTACACGCTCCAAATACATATGTGATGTAGTAACacgcacattcataataacatgtaacatttacatattttggtCATCTTTTAAGCATATAGCGGCACaataatttcacagacgcatcacaaagtCCATTATTTCCTACAACAAAAACAACGGTAACACTTTGgtgtggggaacatattcaccattaattagttgcttattaacatgcaaattagtaacatattggctcttaattagtcattattattaTACAACCAATAATCCCgtaaaactttagtatggggaacatattcaccattactaaccctaaccctaacactctATCCCTAACCAAAACCAAAagactctaaatgaagtctttgctacttagaatatgtttccctcgtgtccaaataactctaaattaagtctttgttacttagaatatgttccccatactaaagaatTACCATAACAACAACTACTAATCAAGCAGACTTCAAGAGAGCCAACAAATACTACTTTAGAACAAATGAGcatgaatatacggaggatgagctacaagtatTAGAAGTATTAGAAGCAAGTAACACTATTGCTAAATGCTTAACAGGAATTACAAactacataataaaacaatcactgtacaaTGATTGTTCTCACTGGGACGCCGACTAATAGGATGTTCACATCTTCCCGTTTAAATAAAGAATTATTCATAATCCTCACTAGGGATTTACTGTATATCGTTAAGATGTTATCGGTTCAATACCCTTATGATATTCCTTATCAATACCGGTATTCATCTGTACTCATATCGGTAATACCGGTATACGTAATTTGTGGAAATAAAgatg comes from Nerophis ophidion isolate RoL-2023_Sa linkage group LG24, RoL_Noph_v1.0, whole genome shotgun sequence and encodes:
- the knl1 gene encoding uncharacterized protein knl1, with the protein product MEPLDPGKNDENTGFSNRHIFSILKAPRKSIRFPDSEQQENQVESAKPVERRNSRRVSFAPANDVLLFSNDVKKSSSGRSPLQELMTTVPTQNRVQVTSEDEIQQIMGMETLLNAPLHGSDQKEKANSDTGFGEKTMIYCDDDGFLDLTQSHTINIAFCEDDLFGAPQKTGSNFLSSGKSTADCVSSDINPRHTFNMARGFEFPPDGRNTGFSQSVPSCGPSLTHSLPSLSKPTALKMKPSNATVNPSLSQTKTQKANVDKENHVPSFFRNAGNVRESSCGSTLCQDEDVNMDVTHTGRVTGLTADDDDDPFQGLFPTKEMYSQSDRGSQQSQNQENPQKQATATPKASEDRYVFCTSHIGFSFTLVDIVEQLGITVCQRVKAEEDCREKTVRFTAEDMCMDITKSNTGKITTDLSDPPNLAIFGSNRKAVSSMEKRHRDTIGMSSCAMNLNPGLQNVLRTSKPKDISINARYSGLAYPLLTKAPSTRDLDFPEDELSMDMTEVQTGLIIESTGNVDPINCLRLAQEMHSNSGQTATQQLCTDKRKSSCNTAKETSLNAPLRHQASCDTQEDCREKTIKFTADGEVMHVTKSHTVNMACFLPMQSHKSLPTNKERTIRFSVNDADMDVTQSHTANIALVEPEEYHYVDLLPAGEDKTIDAALQQTHSQTANIANSLRTGAHHNCDVAAAGKDRTLRSTADDASVDVTRCHTIRIDTPFEPSAHNVDVLPAAGEKTMRCTAMNETQSHTAYVANYLEQGAHHNVNFVPAGRETTLMFTADDDAMDETQSHTSKIGHFLKTGAHHNFDIVPAGKDRTVRFTAEDASMDVTRCHTGRIDTPFEPSAHNVDVLPAAGEKTMRCTAMDETQSHTAYVANYLEQGAHHNVNFVPAGRETTLMFTADDAAMDETQSHTSKIGHFLKTGAHHNFDIVPAGKDRTVRFTAEDASMDVTRCHTGRIVTPFDPRAHNVDILPATGKKTMRCTAMDAALEETRSHTANIATHLESGAHLDTFVPAEREKTLTFTRDAALMDETQSHIADVANYLKTGPHHNCYIVPSGKDRTVRFTADDASMDVTRSHTVKIETPFEKRAQNVDILSVEGEKTMRCTAMDAALEVTRCHTANMATHLEPGADPIVNFLPAGGEKTVRFIADDAAMDVTKCHTVQIDTPFEREVQNFLCVPAKGEKTLRFTADDAAMDVTKCHTIQIDTPFEREVQNVLCVPAIGEKTLRFTADDAAMDVTKCHTVQIDTPFEREVQNVLCVPAKGEKTLRFTADDAAMDVTKCHTIQIDTPFEREVQNVLCVPAIGEKTLRFTADDAAMDVTKCHTVQIDTPFEREVQNVLCVPAKGEKTLRFTADDAAMDVTKCHTVQIDTPFEREVQNVLCVPAKGEKTLRFTADDAAMDVTKCHTVKIETPFEREVQNVLCVPAKGEKTLRFTADDAAMDVTKCHTVKIETPFELDVHNDDCVLVGGEKTTRLSADDVSLDGTQSHTHIATHLDSGADLNVNFVPAGADKPLRFTADDAAMNVTKGHTVKMYTPFELQAHNVDCVPVVEEKTTRFSAENISLGGTQIHTPDIATCLKQGANLDNFEPVGREKTLMFTADDASMDVTRCHTLRINTPFELKVKNVNCVPVGKEKTTRFSADDDTLDETKRQTPDIAAHFEQRAHYGNFVPVGGDKTFRFTADDAAMDVKKCHTVKIDTPFDLEVKNVDFVPVGGEKTTRLSTDDASLDGTQGYSANIASTFEPQNKTNVDTWPAGEEKILGFSADDAATDEQQRPAINTSYSNEDSPTKNRDEIKHPPKNGSSPVLPIHTGLRRANPIVTKDECLSESSSRKTGDTDHFILTQHKTPCIVNKTRVPTLLDNSVSDAKNMQCSLQRVETDASMDVTKAQTGSIVGEKYSNGNEHSSSQLSTQDPDGGVQKIRRATSPQPNQELGLSKQDAVEIANVAYSVYSDETDIRNVSELGHITSPLLANFNLASAVGHDSTSKKSRRKSFADLQLKVRHLSRLINMTPETPAMESCTAPLPHMDPGINTNPKNNDLLPIEVPDVIGEMGNTEGEAQDLPLEYATAETPFKLKNLMSRLSMGDFKPKLPQKNRVDDSKKSDSSHMNSERKSDPTTNNIANDMGNWKDDVSDIYDEELGRCEDLLGTLDTSGSPKMTANVIPVEECYISQNLRDDVFKEENPNCAPGIKRRLPSDEGHTEEEKKLKMSPEMVPETVKMTMDSSSTTHTSSSRGEVTFNSTFKQSMFESQLEDYSSDVQRKLEDGTITVSEFFKLFNIDFVIHKPRQSILRGRPSSDTDRTPIDVMKDRLINRPKERVYEADIKSLTEKVEGLSYRMCDLNKPLKMINTALWEEMKNSSEKEIKSFGVKLKERNNYFRKMSRVRSHEMKEVLYTGVVQALTDEQQNLRSSVEKSEETVKMLNDCIRDLEAELAAIEDKGTDTKPSLKSLQEELKKVNESMDENERQICDLETQKNQASSKLKSLKADTKNLESSIAILNMLNEWRLKEKRGNYTVYTFLNDTLHLQLVYKGNGTAEEPEQETSEINFTFLLDDTSSQCHARLVHKLISQYIYGQTLWVKKYPTSNHVQKLLYDVSLVVSHCRLLGEEIRLLKMWGGLRLKILDISCEDTRIHIVFSSLRRCSKFEVSFSVSLDKHIYGLHVHSFRNIFGDATIQQIVSIVKSFVPARKLLTKIVKKIHADLLSSAEYVQSTTEVFNK